The proteins below come from a single bacterium genomic window:
- a CDS encoding DUF6345 domain-containing protein: protein MLRIHRVAALILFTVAIPCHSQNDECIELNVPDEVGDNLPVFAVSPVAVNPQMLGRLWEILTNQPAVPITQGERALSMQSGTRVVEVSRKSGGAWYADKSQLWKPALTPTLPSDQKAKQLAANLLERIKTVSIPSGPHSELLFSNMGKTLTSSFITAGNRLTELKQLDVQVTYTTGVRPFPENKQLVLPVVGGGGELNFTFGDDDKLISYQGVWRKIEKLEKQGKVIKKAVADEEFRKLMGGLKLKKFRSHLAYYSAPTSLEQKFLYPVYVYHYTAVKYNEDAPMQIVILPATDFGPKLQALEARQRSKTDPPRPRPGSTDPEGDDTRPGAQEVGISWITDSKAVKTGTNAMGFRDAMVAGGWQENFDWGEPVAWETDWNLNDDDWVDAADFVFYAGHASYDRWELRTPDSSRMSFGNVGLAGDPKPDIWGAQDLEWIIINACGPLEDSGLFDPNSSTRGEVFRRWGGVFDGLHQLLGYASEVFDAGIEGPTVAEYMIQQKDTVIDAWFRTAREAQPACNKNVRPFGPKIWAGVLYAEKAGSTAAESPLLDHIWLKGDVAPDPTPPAVIIGMWTTT, encoded by the coding sequence ATGCTACGAATTCATCGCGTTGCTGCATTGATTCTGTTTACAGTCGCCATTCCCTGCCATTCACAAAATGACGAATGCATAGAACTCAATGTTCCCGATGAAGTTGGCGATAATCTACCGGTATTCGCAGTATCACCGGTAGCTGTCAATCCACAGATGCTTGGAAGGCTATGGGAAATTCTCACAAACCAGCCTGCCGTTCCTATTACGCAAGGGGAAAGAGCATTAAGCATGCAATCAGGAACCCGGGTTGTGGAAGTTTCGAGAAAAAGCGGTGGGGCCTGGTATGCTGATAAATCGCAGTTGTGGAAACCTGCCCTTACGCCAACCCTCCCTTCCGATCAAAAGGCAAAACAACTTGCCGCTAACCTCCTTGAGCGAATTAAGACCGTATCGATTCCTTCTGGCCCACACTCAGAGCTGCTTTTTAGCAACATGGGGAAGACTTTAACCAGTTCATTTATCACCGCGGGCAACCGATTAACAGAGCTGAAACAGCTGGACGTACAGGTCACGTACACTACCGGAGTGAGGCCTTTCCCGGAGAATAAACAACTCGTTCTCCCAGTTGTGGGTGGAGGCGGTGAACTGAACTTCACTTTTGGTGATGATGACAAATTGATTAGTTACCAGGGTGTTTGGAGGAAGATCGAAAAACTCGAGAAGCAGGGCAAGGTCATCAAGAAAGCCGTAGCCGATGAAGAATTTAGGAAACTGATGGGCGGGCTCAAGTTGAAAAAGTTCCGGTCCCATCTCGCTTATTACTCTGCTCCGACATCTTTAGAGCAAAAGTTTCTATATCCGGTTTATGTCTACCACTATACGGCGGTGAAATACAATGAAGATGCTCCCATGCAAATCGTGATCTTACCGGCCACAGATTTTGGTCCAAAGCTTCAGGCTTTAGAGGCACGGCAACGATCGAAGACGGATCCACCGCGTCCGAGGCCTGGATCCACAGATCCGGAAGGGGACGATACAAGGCCTGGAGCACAGGAAGTCGGAATCTCGTGGATCACGGATAGCAAGGCGGTGAAGACCGGTACGAATGCAATGGGATTTCGTGATGCAATGGTGGCCGGAGGATGGCAAGAAAATTTTGATTGGGGTGAGCCTGTGGCATGGGAGACTGATTGGAATTTAAACGACGATGACTGGGTTGATGCTGCTGATTTTGTTTTTTATGCGGGGCACGCCAGCTACGATCGATGGGAGCTTCGAACCCCCGACTCAAGCCGGATGAGTTTCGGAAATGTTGGGTTGGCGGGAGACCCGAAGCCCGACATTTGGGGAGCACAGGATCTTGAATGGATTATTATCAACGCATGCGGACCGTTGGAGGATTCAGGCCTGTTCGATCCGAACTCGAGTACACGTGGTGAGGTTTTCAGACGCTGGGGGGGCGTTTTCGATGGTCTGCATCAACTACTCGGCTATGCATCCGAAGTTTTCGATGCCGGGATCGAAGGTCCGACAGTCGCGGAATACATGATCCAACAAAAGGACACGGTCATCGATGCATGGTTTCGTACTGCACGCGAAGCGCAACCGGCTTGCAATAAAAATGTGCGCCCGTTCGGGCCAAAAATCTGGGCCGGAGTACTTTATGCGGAAAAAGCGGGTTCAACAGCCGCTGAGAGTCCGCTTCTCGATCACATCTGGTTAAAGGGAGATGTGGCTCCTGACCCAACACCTCCAGCGGTCATTATTGGTATGTGGACTACGACATAA